The DNA region GCTTTCCTATGTTAATAGATTATTAATACagaaaatgtatataattatgaTTTATATAATCAATAAATGCCAAAACATCATTTACTATCATGTCACCCCATATGTTAGGAAcaagaataacaacaaaaaactcttagaattgTTTTGTAATCTGAAACAAAAGAGGTCCTAAACAAGGCATTGAAATGAAATCCAGAAGCCATTAAGAAGGAGCTtcggctgctccctctctctgggggctcctgagtcgttctggagtaaggagggtcatggtgagataccctttcagagtggaggccaggattccccttcagaggcatctcctcggAAGCGAGGGACCGAGGAaagccgtgggcacctgcgagagtctaggctgaggctacacttcagcggcttctcaaaggcccacgtgtctggaatcagaccccgacagcccgactgggtatccgtgagaagtgtctctctctgtctctgacttccagcctgcttcttcaggctgccctggcctcgtGAGGCAGAGGGCATTACTAACTCTCTCCTAGCTTCATCAATTTCATGGAACCTGATGCTCACCACcgtgagaatttaaaaattctcagtgACTGCAAGACCAGAGGTACTGGAGGAAGGGACGTGTCTCACTGGATGAACCTACTCAACCCAAATAAGGAAGAGAATGGCGAATGTCACTCAAATGATTCAACAAAAGGTCCCTGGCCACAGGTCCCGCCTAGAACATGCGTCGCAGTACTCTCTCCCCAGCAACCCAGCATGACCAGTCATCAGTGATCATGACACCCACACTGGCCAATTAGTTCTGTCCATGATACCCTCAGAGCTCTCCCAGATCCCTTGATAAGCCTGTCGCCCCTCATGCTGGGGGTGACTTCCCTGCCCATGGATACACGGACTGGTTAACCTTGCCTGGGACTGTGCTAATAAACTTTTTTGgggcttctttaaaaaaaaaaaaaaagaaggagatTCATACATTGTATctcattaaaatatatgtagagcTAAAACTTTTGGATATGCCACAGCAATACAAGGTATTAATAACAGGGGAACCTGTGAgggatgggggttggggggaagaATGAGTATAATGGAACCTGTTCTTGCCACTTGatatttctgtaaacctaaaactgctctaagaaaGTCAATTAAttacaagtatatatatatatggcaacaAAGAGGGACAAAAACTAACTAGATAAAATGCTTTCAACACATTAGATACAAAAGGCTTAATATCTTAATACATCAAGAAACCATAGAAATGATTAAAGAATAAGATAAACCACTAGAAAAAGTAGTGAAAGATACAGCAAAGAAGTTCAcagcaaaagaaatacaaatagcttTTTaatagctacacacacacacacacaatggaaagGATGCAAATTACAATGAAACACCATGTTTTAACTAACAAATTGGCAAATATAAAGTTTAATAGTGCAAGGGGGTGGGAAATAGGAGCTCTCATATTTCCAATCTAGTTAGGAAATTATAAATTGGAGCATGGCCTCTTTTAGAAGATTTGACAATATGAGCTAAAATTTTACAGCTACATATTCTTTAGttgaaaaagtttatttttatgagtTTACCATATAAAAATGCTCATATATGCATGCAAGTATTTAtctataaacatgtttatttcagaTTATTTATAGTAAGAAAAGATTGAAAATTGCCTCAATGGCCATTGGGAGATTACAGGACTGGGATACATCCATGCAATGAAATGCTAGGCAACcatgcttctttaaaaaaaaaaaaaattaggtttgAAAGTATGTATATGGAATGACTTAGAAACTTCCCAGACATACTCCTAAGCATTAGTTGGTCGTGGAGAGCAGAAAGCAACCGTGGCATGATGTCTCCCGTCGGCCTTTGTTCAGGGTGTGCGTGTGAGCGGGAGAAATGGGGgcagagagggggagagggaaggagtggGGGCGAATCTGTGCACAGACCAGCTGGAAAAGGATGCACGTTAAGAAATGTCAACAGGCCTATAACtgggagagaaaatggaagtcaGGGATgtggggaaaattatttttcactgtttattttttattttccttgaaaattTTCCTCTGTacatacactttaaaaatattttaggagaataaaaacaagaaacaaagaacaagAGAAGAGTCTTAACTAGATAAAGGTCATCTATCTGAAACCTGCAACAATAGTCAGGCTTCCACAGCAAACTGACACGAAAGAAGCAGCCGATTACATTCAGGAATAAAATAAGAACATGCGAAATGCACTGATATTCAAATTGTACCTGATACAATAAAATGACAGGGTATAAACGTTAGAAATGATATATATGATCACTTCCGCAAATGCTGTAATCATCTACATAGAAAAACCCAAGGGAATCAACTGAAAAATCATCAgaaccttatttttattttattagaatatttatttattattagcaGTTTAGCCAGGTGTCAAATATAAGACTTCACAAACAGAAATCAATAGCTTTTTGACATAAGGCAAAACCACTCTGAAATGtaccttaaaaaacaaacaaacattaaaaataggcACAAAAGGTCAAAATATGTGGgaataaactgaaaataaacaTATCAGATCCATGtgaacaaaattataaaactactGAAGAACATAAAATAAGATTTGAATAAACTGGTGGGGGAGACTCACATGGTATAAAGATTTCAATTCTCCCATAAGTTATTATCTAAATCAGGGAAATGCCTATCAAATTTCCAGTGAATTTACTCaacaagcttattctaaaattcacCTATAGGAAAAATATCCAAATATAACCAAGAAAATTGCGGCATAGAATAATGGTGACACTGGGCAGGTTatagaaaggaaacaaacataAATGGCCATGGAGTAGGAAAAAATGCTCAACTTCACTAataaccagagaaatgcaaaataagacCATGACAAGTTCCCATTTGGCTCTTAagtatcattaaatatttaaaagataatttgagggggaaaaaacaaaTGCACAGATACCATCAGTAGGAGTTTAATTGGCCCAGTCATTTGCTAAAGTAATGTGGGAGCATTTAATAAAACTTCAGCTGTGCATGCCTTCCGACCCAGCTCTACCAAAAAGGTAACTTTTCAGAGATTACTCAAGCAGTTCATGTAAACATGCACCCAAAGAGGTTAATCAGGCATAGGCACCAGATCTGAcagcaaaaaattagaaacaattcaaatgcTCACTAATATGAAGCTAATTTTTAAACACGTGGTGCATCCATGTTAGGGAATCCAGGGCAGTAGTTTAAAAAGCGAACCAGTCCCTTCATAAGACACCACAACAACTCCAAGAAACACTGTTAAATATCAGAAGAAAGCTATGTACGGTATGACACAGTTTATGTTCAAAAATTTTAGGTGGTTATGTACATGTATATGATTATAAATGCacagaataaaaacaaatggTTAACTTACATCTGGGGACAGGACAAAGACTGGAGATGTAGTAAAATCAAGTGGGACTCCTGCTTCCTCTATACTGTTcgaaatttcaaaatgaaaatgtaatcaTGTATtaattatgtgatttttaaacTCCCCCAAAAGTTAGTGTGGCAATCTTAAAATTCacttaaatacattttcatttaaaatatactcatttaaaatgtgtgtatcttcacatatctttattttataagGACTTGAATGTTTTTAAACCTTACTAAAAATCATTAAACTACTGTAAAGGTGGGGAATGGTAACATATCTGTTGCCTTCTAGCTTCTCAATATAAAAACTGTAATCTCTATATTATCACTTTGAGAAAACTTCACTCAGCATTAAGGCATATACAGTCTTTAATCTCTAATTCTAAATAAAGCTTATATGCAACTTAAAGTAGCACCAAATCAGAAGACACATACTTTcagaatgtttgataaaataccAAGATTGCAAAATTCATCAAGAATCTTCCAGAAGTATTAGGGCTCCAAAGGAGAACTAGCCTTTTTGTCAACAGCAAACCTTActtgtgaattctttttcaaaaacTCTGTATAGCTTTGCtgaggaataaatttaaaagcaTTCCATATCTCACTATAATGTCTTGGAAAGCGTCTAAATATTGGAACCACCACGCCTTCCTGACATACATATGATATTTGGTTATTTGAAACGCCATCAAGACAAGATGGAACATAGTCACATGCCCAAAGATTGAAATTTCTTGAAGCATGTTGCCTTTTGTCTGGGGAGATCTTCCGTCGTCCCAGACCCTAGGGAAGAATTACAAGAAGATtaggagaaaaatattcaaggtcACGCGGTTCTGAGGTCTTTAGTAAAACCAGCTACATGACATCCTATGATCCTATGTTTATATGCACACTATGGCACCTTGTAGGCGATATCTTCCAACCTGCTGAAGGCTGTAAATCAACACTCAGAACATGCCAGTggtgttttgttgttgttctcaCAGTCTCCCATGCCCACCAGGTGACTGGACTTCTAGAGACACGAAGCCGAGCCGGAGAGACCCCAACCAGAAACAGCCTGTTAGCAAGGCTGGACTCCCAGGGAGCCCAGATGTTTCCCTGCACCCAGGGGCCCTCAGTGCACCCATCCCAGAGGGTTCCCGGAAGGGAGCATCACCTCTGGGTCTGTGTCCATAGGCTGCCTCAACTCTCAGAATCTCACATGTGAGCCTGAGAATGATTATGGAGTCAAAATTGTGCCTCCAATTTGATCATAACTAgatgaaaactaaaaaagaaaacacaatgctTGGACAAAAGACTAGAAAGAAATAGATATTAGGTTACATAGACATTAACAAATTTTAGAAAAACATGGCTCAGCAAAACCTACTCAAGAGATAGAAGTTTGAATAGATTAACAGTCTAGGGAGAAATTCAAAAGGTATTTTATAAAGCTTACTATAAAAAGATATCAAACATAAATTACTTTATAGGCAATATCTAACTTTCAGTAAGCTGAAAAATCCACACATTATGTAAACTATTCCAGAACAGGGCTGGAAAGCTTCCA from Manis pentadactyla isolate mManPen7 chromosome 8, mManPen7.hap1, whole genome shotgun sequence includes:
- the TEX36 gene encoding testis-expressed protein 36 → MAKGRRFNPPLDKDGRWFPHIGLTQSTPESTTRAMLKEPHSPHLSRQAEGKLPPIYKVWEQQAVNNNFPFSMHDNRHCFQNSGHYLDSGLGRRKISPDKRQHASRNFNLWACDYVPSCLDGVSNNQISYVCQEGVVVPIFRRFPRHYSEIWNAFKFIPQQSYTEFLKKNSQVRFAVDKKASSPLEP